In Lemur catta isolate mLemCat1 chromosome 1, mLemCat1.pri, whole genome shotgun sequence, one DNA window encodes the following:
- the SIX4 gene encoding homeobox protein SIX4, translating to MSSSSPTGQIASAADIKQENGMESASEGQEAHQEVAGGAAVGLSPPAPAPFSLEPGDAAAAAATVSGEEGAVAAAAAGAAADQVQLHSELLGRHHHAAAAAAAAQTPLAFSPDHVACVCEALQQGGNLDRLARFLWSLPQSDLLRGNESLLKARALVAFHQGIYPELYSILESHSFESANHPLLQQLWYKARYTEAERARGRPLGAVDKYRLRRKFPLPRTIWDGEETVYCFKEKSRNALKELYKQNRYPSPAEKRHLAKITGLSLTQVSNWFKNRRQRDRNPSETQSKSESDGNPSTEDESSKGHEDLSPHPLSSSSDGVTNLSLSSHMEPVYMQQIGNAKISLSSSGVLLNGSLVPASTSPVFLNGNSFIQGPSGVILNGLNVGNTQTVSLNPPKMSSNIVSNGISMTDILGSTSQDVKEFKVLQSSAANSAATTSYSPSAPVSFPGLIPSTEVKREGIQTAASQDGGSVVTFTAPVQINQYGIVQIPNSGANGQFLNGSIGFSPLQLPPVSVAASQGNISVNSSTSDGSTFTSESATVQQGKVFLSSLAPSAVVYTVPNSGQTIGSVKQEGLERSLVFSQLMPVNQNAPVNANLSSENISGGGLHPLASSLVNVSPTHNFSLTPPTLLNPTELNPDIADSQPMSVPVASKSTVTSVSNTNYATLQNCSLITGQDLLSVPLTQAALGEIVPTTEDQVGHPSPSVHQDFVREHRLVLQSVANIKENFLPNPESKATSSLMMLDSKSKYVLDGMVETVCEDLETDKKELAKLQTVQLDEDMQDL from the exons atgtcctcttcctcccccaccgGGCAGATTGCAAGTGCGGCGGACATCAAGCAGGAGAATGGGATGGAAAGCGCCTCGGAAGGGCAGGAGGCGCACCAAGAAGTGGCGGGGGGCGCGGCGGTGGGGCTGAGCCCCCCGGCTCCAGCTCCTTTCTCCCTGGAGCCGGGGgacgccgcggccgccgccgccacgGTGAGCGGAGAGGAAGGGgcagtggcggcggcggcggccggagcGGCGGCGGATCAGGTACAACTCCACTCGGAACTTCTGGGCAGGCACCACcacgctgccgccgccgccgccgccgcgcagACCCCGCTGGCCTTCTCGCCCGACCACGTCGCCTGCGTGTGCGAGGCACTGCAGCAGGGGGGCAACTTGGACCGCCTGGCCCGGTTCCTGTGGTCCCTGCCCCAGAGCGACCTGCTACGTGGCAACGAGAGCCTGCTGAAGGCGCGGGCGCTCGTGGCCTTCCACCAGGGCATCTACCCCGAGCTCTACAGCATCCTCGAGAGCCACAGCTTCGAGTCGGCCAACCACCCGCTGCTGCAGCAGCTCTGGTACAAGGCGCGCTACACCGAGGCCGAGCGAGCCCGCGGCCGGCCGCTGGGCGCCGTGGACAAGTACCGGCTGCGCAGGAAATTCCCCCTGCCCCGCACCATCTGGGACGGCGAGGAGACGGTGTATTGTTTCAAGGAGAAGTCGCGCAACGCGCTCAAGGAGCTCTACAAGCAGAATCGCTACCCCTCGCCCGCTGAGAAGCGGCACCTGGCCAAGATCACCGGCCTCTCCCTCACTCAGGTCAGCAACTGGTTCAAGAACCGGCGACAGCGGGACCGGAACCCCTCCGAGACCCAGTCCAAAAG TGAGTCAGATGGCAATCCCAGCACCGAGGATGAATCCAGCAAGGGACATGAGGATTTGTCTCCTCACCCACTCTCCAGTTCATCCGATGGTGTCACCAACCTCAGCCTTTCCAGTCATATGGAGCCAGTATATATGCAACAAATTGGAAATGCTAAGATATCATTAAGCTCTTCTGGAGTTTTGTTGAATGGAAGCTTGGTACCTGCAAGTACTTCACCTGTCTTCCTTAATGGTAACTCTTTTATTCAGGGACCCAGTGGAGTTATCCTTAATGGATTAAATGTGGGAAATACACAGACAGTGTCACTGAACCCACCAAAAATGTCATCAAACATTGTGAGCAATGGTATATCCATGACCGACATACTGGGGTCTACCTCCCAGGATGTGAAGGAATTCAAAGTCCTCCAGAGTTCTGCAGCTAACTCAGCAGCTACCACCTCCTACAGCCCCAGTGCCCCTGTGTCATTCCCAGGGCTGATACCCAGCACTGAGGTGAAAAGAGAAGGCATTCAAACAGCAGCTTCCCAGGATGGGGGCTCTGTAGTGACTTTTACTGCACCAGTGCAAATTAACCAGTATGGCATTGTCCAGATCCCCAATTCCGGAGCAAACGGCCAGTTCCTTAATGGGAGCATTGGATTTTCTCCACTGCAGCTGCCTCCTGTCTCAGTGGCAGCTTCACAAG gtaATATTTCAGTAAATTCAAGCACTTCAGATGGGAGCACATTTACAAGTGAGTCTGCCACAGTCCAGCAAGGAAAGGTTTTCTTGAGTTCTCTTGCTCCCAGTGCAGTGGTATACACTGTTCCTAATTCAGGCCAGACTATAGGATCTGTGAAACAGGAAGGCTTGGAGAGGAGCCTAGTATTTTCTCAGTTGATGCCTGTCAATCAGAATGCACCAGTAAATGCAAACCTGTCTTCTGAAAATATCTCAGGCGGTGGCCTTCATCCACTGGCCTCCTCATTAGTTAATGTGTCACCAACTCACAATTTTTCCCTGACTCCCCCTACACTGCTAAATCCCACTGAGCTAAACCCTGACATTGCCGATAGCCAGCCAATGTCTGTACCTGTGGCAAGCAAATCTACTGTGACATCTGTCAGCAACACTAACTATGCAACTCTTCAGAACTGCTCCCTTATTACTGGTCAAGACCTATTGTCAGTCCCTCTGACTCAGGCTGCCCTTGGGGAAATAGTTCCTACAACTGAAGACCAGGTAGGTCACCCCTCCCCATCAGTACACCAGGATTTTGTCAGAGAACATCGTTTGGTTCTACAATCAGTAgctaacataaaagaaaatttcttaccAAATCCTGAAAGCAAAGCAACTAGTAGCTTAATGATGCTGGACTCCAAATCCAAGTATGTCCTAGATGGTATGGTTGAGACTGTCTGTGAAGACCTCGAAACAGACAAAAAAGAGCTTGCCAAGCTCCAAACTGTCCAGTTAGATGAAGATATGCAAgacttataa